CCACGCTGGTCTCGGCCTATGAGCGCCTGATCCGTGCTCGCGGGCACGAGATCGGCACGGAGATCGCAGGCACCCCGCAACCGGTCGCGCATGCGCTGCCCGAAGATGTGGTCAAGCCGGATCTGCGCGAGGGATCGAGCAGCGAAGAGAACTGAAGCGGCATTGCTCAAAGCTGACCCGCTCGCGTATCCCGGATGAGCGAAGCGACATTCGGGATACGATTGGCCAGTCACTCCAGATAGGTCGTGAGCTGCGCGCCCTCATCAGCCACGAACACCGCGATCAATTCGGCCGGCTCGGTGGTGCTGGCATTGGCCGAGACCAGATGCGTGGCGCCCGGCGGCTCGAAGAAGGACTGACCGACACCGAACGTCTCAATCGGACCACCGGCGAGCTGGGAGCGGATCTCGCCCTTGGTGATGTAAGCGGTCACCGAGCCGGCATGCCGATGCGGCCGCGAAAACCCGCCCGGGCCATAGAACACGCGCACGATGGTGACGCGCTTTCCCGGAACGTTGGGCAAAGCGTAGGAACCGACCGGCTCGACCTTGTCGAGCGGCGAACTCTCCGCGGCCGTGGCGCAGAGTGGCGCGAATGCGCCCGATACGGTGTCCATAGTGACCGGCAGCACCGTGCCGATCGCAAACGCGCAAGCCAGCCCGCCGATGACGGCGAGCGCCATCGAACGCGATTGACGTGAAGCAGGCGCCAAACCCATGGCGATCATGGCCTTCCCCTTGTTGCTATCGAGATGCCGACGCATTCGCCGTCACCTGGCGCTTCGGCGGCGTCCAGCGAAAGGCGGCCCCAAAACGGTTCCAGACGTTGATCGAGGCGATCGCCGACGTCAGGTACATCAGCTCGGTCTCGGAGAATTCGCGCTGCACTTCGGCATAAACCTCCTCGCCAAAACCATCGGGCAGCAAGGTCAATGCCTCGGCCCAAGCCAGCGCCGCACGCTCGCGCGATGAGAAAATCGGCGCCTCTCGCCAGACTGCAACCAAATGCAGCTTGTCGGCGGGCACACCGAGCCGCTCCGAGAGAAGCACATGATGCTGAACGCAGAAGGCGCAAGCGTTGATCTGCGAGGCACGCAGCTTGACCAGCTCGAGCAGCTGCTTGTCGAGCCCGGCCTTGGCCGCGACCTGTCCAAGCGCCAGTACCAGATCATACGCATCGGGCGCGATCCGCTTGAAATCCTCGTATTCGCTGCGGGGGTGTGACATTGCCGTTCACCTCGTGCTATTGTAAGGCCACTTACATCTTATAAGAGTCCTTATATTATGCGCAAGCCGACCGGCATCACGAAATCGAAACCGGAGCAGAGGGCGTTCAGGGGGGAGGTTGCGACACGTGTACCCGCCCCCGGCGAAGGCAAGCGCGGCGAGCAAGGCTATCTCGGCTATCTCCTGCGCCAGGCCCACGCCGCCGTCCGGCTGAAGATGGAACGCACGCTCGCCGATCTCGGCGTGACCTCGCCGCAATTCGCCGTGCTGACCATGCTGAACGCCTATCCGGGATTGTCAGGTGCCGACGTCGCCCGCCTCACCTTCCTGACGCCGCAGACCGTCGGCGTGATCATCCGCAACCTCGATCGCGACGGCGCGATCGTGATGACGCCGCATCCCGTTCACGGCCGCATCCAGCAATGGACGCTGACGCCGCGCGGATCGACACTGCTGAAAGCTTGCAGGGAACGCGTGATCGACCTGGAGACGCGTCTGGTGACAAGACTCGACGGCAAGGCCGAAGCTACTGTCCGACGCTGGCTTGCCGGCATCGCAACAGATCTGCAGGACGGGGCCTAGTCGCCTCCTCCATCGCCACCGGCAGAGAGGCCTCAAGTTGAGATTCTTGTTAGCTGCCCTATCCGCCCTTCAACGCTCTTTTAACTTCACCGTCCGGCCAAGTCTCGCCGGCCGCAATGACACGGACGCGGCTGCGGTCCGTGCCATTGACCAGCACAT
The genomic region above belongs to Bradyrhizobium sp. CCBAU 53338 and contains:
- a CDS encoding cupin domain-containing protein, translated to MIAMGLAPASRQSRSMALAVIGGLACAFAIGTVLPVTMDTVSGAFAPLCATAAESSPLDKVEPVGSYALPNVPGKRVTIVRVFYGPGGFSRPHRHAGSVTAYITKGEIRSQLAGGPIETFGVGQSFFEPPGATHLVSANASTTEPAELIAVFVADEGAQLTTYLE
- a CDS encoding MarR family winged helix-turn-helix transcriptional regulator, whose translation is MMRKPTGITKSKPEQRAFRGEVATRVPAPGEGKRGEQGYLGYLLRQAHAAVRLKMERTLADLGVTSPQFAVLTMLNAYPGLSGADVARLTFLTPQTVGVIIRNLDRDGAIVMTPHPVHGRIQQWTLTPRGSTLLKACRERVIDLETRLVTRLDGKAEATVRRWLAGIATDLQDGA
- a CDS encoding carboxymuconolactone decarboxylase family protein: MSHPRSEYEDFKRIAPDAYDLVLALGQVAAKAGLDKQLLELVKLRASQINACAFCVQHHVLLSERLGVPADKLHLVAVWREAPIFSSRERAALAWAEALTLLPDGFGEEVYAEVQREFSETELMYLTSAIASINVWNRFGAAFRWTPPKRQVTANASASR